In the genome of Candida dubliniensis CD36 chromosome 3, complete sequence, the window TTAACTTTGACTAGTACATTAAcatattcaatcaattcaaataatactATGAAAACTAGTTCATTGACTACAATAGgattaaattcattatcaaccattaataattctacATTTACAATTATACCAACTATGAATATACCAATAACTTTTGAAGGAAATGCCAAcaatttacaattattgaatattgataatactTGGATTATTGGATTAATGATTGGATTGtttatgatttaatttattttctcccctttttttactttttttttttttttttttcggttttcatttgtttaattgttttagATATGCCATACTACTGTTTAGATATACTATTTTATGTTTTCAATATACATTTTACCTTCTGTtgtatgttttttttttgttttttgttttttgttttttgcaacacggttggttggttggttggttggttgggTTTGTTTGTTGGGTTTTTTTCTGTACGAACTATAGAATGTCGGATAAATCTGGAACGAGAGAGAAAAGAGAGACATACACGGCAGTTCACCTAGTGAGACTAATAATAACTAATATCGGGTCGCAACGGAACAGTTATCCCGTGTAACACactaaaatcaaattggaaCTGAgtcagaaaaaaaaaaaaaaaagaaacagaaaacTGACAGAggaaagaagaagtagaagaagaagaagtagaaTACAAAAAGCATATTCTTAATCAAAAAGGAATTTGAATTCCATCAAAATTAAGGCGTTTTGAAATCTAGAtttatcaaacaaaaaaaaaaaaaaaaaagaaaacctGTCTTATACTTGTCATGTGATATACAAACACCCGAACTAATATAAATGAGAGGTGGGGGGAGGAAGgaaggaggaggaggaatATTAATATGTTTATATATTACACCCTAAGTATGAAATTCTTAACTAATTAAAATCTACGAATCTAATTTGTTAATgataagaagaagaagaagaagaagaagaaagtaaCTTGTAGAAGAATTACAATTGTTGTTAAGGAGAAacaccaaccaaccaacacacacacacatatcCAATTCAACCCATatcaatcattatcaatggTTTCCCTATTTCATCCTATCAACAATTCTAACAGTTGATTGGTCGGATTAACTTCTATGCAGGATGAAGATGACTCGTTGAATGAAGattaaatttctttttttttttcttttttgctttttcttGTCGTGCATATTCGTTATCTATTGAGGTTATATGCAGGAGAAACAATGAAAGTAATTattgcaaaaaagaaaaaggaagaacaagactcactcactcactTACTcaaaaccaccaaaatatcttcatcatcacaaTTAACTATAAGTGGagatactttttttttcttttaatataGTAATTAAACAAACGAATAATAACAGGGCTTTTAGAAATAGATAATGTAATTGCGTTATATTAATTTGTAGAATCTGGGGGAGAGAGCAAAAAGAGTAAAGAAAGGTCATCGTAATTTATTAGGTTAAACAAAAGTTTCACTTgaggttgttgttgattgcGATGATCTATAAAAAGCTTGAAGGACTTTataacaagaaaaaaataaaaaaaataaaaaaaactaaGAGAGGACTATATTAGAACTGAATGAAAGTTTGTTAaagttgatgataatgatgatgatgataatgatgatgatattgtcATTAGGTTGTTAATTGTCAATATACATCGAGTCTTTTAAAAACAATTAGAATCCATCgaacaaaaagaattagatttgctaataataataataataataataataataataataataagtctcttcttctttttttgccCTGTTGTTTATctaaaacaaatcaatttgtcCAAACTGTGACAAactgaaatttttttttttttttttttttttttttttaatcaacaacaacaacaaatatccatatacatacatatatttatatcaacaatatttgtACTATTTTATTAGtcttaatatatatatatatatatatatactcAAATGCccttttattttatttttaaaaaaaattaattttatactattattattaattactttttcttttatttaacaaatatttattcattcatttgttaatacatttttgttattttatttttttgttttttttttttcaaccatCTTTTACAATACTATAGATTATTAATCACCTGACCAagctactactactactactactactacagTTGTTCAACacatattaattaaaaaactATCAACCTTTGAATTTTAATACACACATAGAACAGCACAGCACAGCACAGCATAGTACACACATATACCTAATCATGTCAGCAGAAGAagtaataaaatatatttcaaGAAGGAAATTATTTACggaaaataatgaatataatgAAGGTTATATATTACTATTTACAATTGCATCATCAATGATTTGGATTATGGTACCTGGATTAGCATTTTTATATTCTGGTTTAGCAAGAAGAAAATCTGCtttatcaatgatttggATTGTTATAATGTCATCATTTGTTGGGATTTTCCAATGGTATTTTTGGGGTTATTCATTAGCTTTTAGTGATacttctaataattcatttattggtgatttacattttttcggatttaaaaatttattaggTGCCAGTGATGATAAAACAACTTATCCTGATATAGCATATTCtttatttcaattacaatttttattaGTGACATTAGCAATTATAGCTGGTGGTTGTATTGCTGAAAGAGGAAGATTTTTACCAGCATTAGTATTTATGTTTTGTTGGGcaacaattgtttattgtcCTGTAGTTTATTGGATTTGGGGTGGTGGTTGGGCTCTGTCATATAAATCAGGAGCTTTAGATTATGCTGGAGGTGGTCCAGTGGAAATTTTATCTGGTATGTCAGCATTTGTTTATTCAGCATTTTTGGGGAGAAGAAATGAAACTTTAATGATTAATTATCGTCCTCATaatatttcaacaattttcttGGGTacttcattattatatgttggttggttatttttcaatggatTTTCTTGTGGGAATCCTTCACTTAAAGTAGCTTATTCTATGATGAATACTCATTTATGTGGTGCTTTTGGAGCTATATCTTGGTGTTTATTGGATTTCCGTTTAGAAAATAAATGGTCAATGGTAGCAGTTTGTTCTGGATGTATTTCTGGGTTAGTGGCGGCAACTCCTTCTTCAGGGATGATTCCATTATGGGCATCAGTAATATTAGGTATAACTGCAGGGATAGTTTGTAATTTGTCGactaaaatcaaatatttattacGTGTTGATGATTCATTGGATGTATGGGCTGAGCACGGTATGGCAGGAGTTGTTGGATTAATTTTCAATGCATTATTTGGTTCAGCTACAGTTATTGGTTATGATGGAATCACTGATCATGAAGGTGGTTGGATTGATCATAATTGGAAACAAttatatattcaaattgtttatattttggCCACAATGGCTTATTCTGGTGTCGTTACTGCCATATTATGTTTTGtcattaataaaatccCGGGATTACATCTtagaattgattataatggAGAGGAAGCTGGAGTTGATGAAGATCAAATTGGTGAATTTGCTTATGATTATGTTGAAGTTAGAAGAGACTTTTTAGATTGGGGGATTCCAACTGTTAATCCTACTTATCAAAACCTGATTAatgatcaacaacaacaacaacaaatatcaGAAGAagcacaacaacaaaaaaaagcagCTGGTTTAGCTGGAATTGACGAAACCGAAGAAAATCAGTTTGAAGgaataaaaattaaaagagaAACTCAAATAATTGATGGTTCACCTCATAGTAATTCTGATTCTACATCAAATACAAGTATACAAGAGAAACATGAACCAGTGGAATATCGCCCGAATTGATTAATCTAAGCAGGTAAAGTATTTCAGTTTCAATAATAGATTTCAGTTCTTTAAACATATTTATAGTCTCAGTagtaaaattaataatttataaacgTTGAAttaatgcaaaaaaaaaaaaaaaaaacaataaagagTTGTACTCCATTGAGTCATAATGGTCTTAAGAGTAATGGTGGGGAAAGTAATCTCTGGTTGTATTGCGTGATGTATAAAATCAGAGTGGTATCACGTGAAtgggttgttgttgatgttgttgttgtttttttttttgtcgtGTGGGACACGAAATAATGTTCCGTTAGtcctaaaaaaaaattaccatGCCTGTTGCGATACCGGTCCTGTATATTCTTAATGTGTTGCTGAATCGGAATCTAATTTCAAAAGGCGGAAACGCCGTGGTAGTGGTAATGGTAGTTTTATACCTAGCTGCTGCTACCAACTGGCCCTAACCTAAGGTGGTGGTGCTAGTGGTGGTGCgaataataagaaaattttcttacatattttatttgatttcccttttctcctcctcttcctcctcATCCTCCTCCTGCCCACTCCCATTCTTGAAATTGACTCAcaaatttcatcatcatatttacactaactaactaactaactaaccaacgctaagaaaaaaaaaaaaattttatttctccatatattaattaatatatattcatcaaatttttcaccttctttttttttttttttttcaagcaAACAAAgtaaattatttcaaattcctttttcccattattttattggttttattgatttttttttaataacaACTAATAATTAAACATCAACTACCATGATTTCCCGTAATTTGAGAAATTCATCAACTAAAACCTTATATGGTTGTATTTTAAGATCACAAATCAGATCAATATCGAAAAATAATTCTCAACAAGCTGCTGCTCAATCAACATCACGTCCACAACCATCTCCTGCTTTTAATACTGCTACTAATACATCTTCATCGACACAAACCATAAATGATCCAACTACTTCCAAACATAGATCTCCAATTtctagaaagaaaaaagaaggaCAGTTAATGGatgattcatttattgGATTAACTGGTGGAGAAATTTTCCATGAAATGATGCTTAGACATAAAGTTGATACTGTATTTGGTTATGCTGGTGGAGCCATTTTACCAGTATTTGATGCCATTTATAATTctgataaatttaaatttgttttacCAAGACATGAACAAGGTGCTGGTCATATGGCTGAAGGTTATGCTAGAGCTAGTGGTAAACCTGGAGTTGTTTTAGTTACTTCAGGACCTGGTGCTACTAATGTTATAACACCAATGGCTGATGCATTAATGGATGGAGTACCATTAGTGGTTTTTTCAGGTCAAGTTCCAACTACTGCTATTGGTACTGATGCATTTCAAGAAGCTGATATTGTTGGTATTTCTAGATCTTGTACTAAATGGAATGTAATGGTTAAAAATGTGGCGGAATTAccaagaagaattaatgAAGCTTTTGAAATTGCTACTACAGGTAGACCAGGACCAGTTTTAGTTGATTTACCAAAAGATGTTACTGCTTCAATTTTAAGAGAATCTATCCCAATAAATACTACTTTACCATCAAATGCATTAAGTCAAATTACTAAAAAAGCTGTTAGTGAATTTACTTCTGAAGCCATTAAAAGAGCTGcacaaattttaaataaagcTAAAAAACCCATTATATATGCTGGAGCAGGgattttaaataatgaacAAGGTcctaaattattaaaagaattagcTGATAAAGCTAATATTCCAGTGACTACTACTTTACAAGGATTAGGTGCATTTGATCAAAGAGATCCTAAATCTTTAGATATGTTGGGTATGCATGGATCAGCTGCTGCTAATACTGCTATTCAAAATGCTGATTGTATTATTGCTTTAGGAGCAAGATTTGATGATAGAGTCACTGGTAATATTAGTAAATTTGCTCCTGAAGCAAAATTAGCTGCTTCTGAAGGTAGAGGAGGAATTTTacattttgaaatttctcctaaaaatattaataaagtTGTTGAAGCTACTGAAGCTATTGAAGGAGATGTTACTACTAATTTACAATCATTTATTccattaattgattcaattgaaaatagaCCAGAATggtttaataaaattaatcaatggaaacaaaaatatcCTTATTCTTATCAATTAGAAACTCCTggttcattaattaaacctcaaactttaattaaagaaatttctgATCAATCACAAACTTATAATAAAGAAGTTATTGTTACTACTGGAGTTGGACAACATCAAATGTGGGCAGCTCAACATTTCACTTGGACTCAACCAAGAACTATGATTACTTCTGGTGGATTAGGTACTATGGGTTATGGATTACCTGCAGCTATTGGTGCTCAAGTAGCTAAACCTAATgctattgttattgatattgatggtGATGCATCATTTAATATGACTTTAACCGAATTATCTTCTGCAGTTCAAGCTGGAGCTCCTATTAAAGTATGTgttttaaataatgaagaacAAGGTATGGTGACTCAATGGcaatcattattttatGAACATAGATATAGTCATACTCATCAATCAAACCCTGATTTTATGAAATTAGCTGAATCAATGAATGTTAAAGGTATTAGAATTACTaatcaagaagaattgaaatctggagttaaagaatttttaGATGCTACTGAACCAGTATTATTAGAAGTTATTGTGGAAAAGAAAGTTCCAGTTTTACCTATGGTACCTGCTGGTAAAGCTTTAGatgatttcattttatGGGATGCTgaagttgaaaaacaacaaaatgatttaagaaaagaaagaactGGTGGTAAATATTAATGTGTCTtggatttttttatttcttgtaAGTTTGTTtgtaaaatcattaaatataatatttaatttattcgATTAATAGGGAGGTTTTAAATTGATCAGCCGTATTTGTAATATAGCAACTATATGGTTTGAACTATTATAGTATTGTTCATATGGTAGCGCGCAGGGGGGGTTTTAAGAGGGGTGTTAAACTCTcgttttattaatatattgaatataagaataagaataagaataagatTTGGAAGTTGAAGGAGgtagatatatatataaatatagtAATTCtaataacaaaatataaaattaattctaataaataaataaataaataaaaaaagaaataaagaaataaagaaatcaatttggtaagtttattattcaaaataaaaccGGCAAAACAATATATCAAATGTAATCTAATTAAaccaataatcaaattagaaactctttgaaattgaaattgaaattgaaattgtaaTTGACTTAATTGACTTAATTGTTTTGAGTAGTCAAAAACATATCcaatataaacaaaaaaaaaaaaaaaacctccTCCCGTCCTCCCTCCCTCTCTTTCTCCTCTCTTGTTGAttcattattgatattttaaatttaaatcatttatataatctaaaataataattggtGAACTAGTTATAGGTTCAGAATATTGATTTTCTATAGTTAAATTAGCAGtatgatttgatttattagtaGGTAAGAAATTAtgaaatattaatgatttatgaatacaaatttgattaatatgATTAGTAatctcttctttttgtttgttagTATTATCTTTatgattattttcttcttcttccaccaccaccaccacctcctCCTTCACCTTctcctcttcctcctcctcctcgTCTACTTCATCTTCCGAATCAGATGGTAATATATCATGTAACATTGTTTTCTTAATAACCAAATTTGgttcttcattattattgattacTTGTGATTTCTTGAAAATCTTAGTATAGGCTCGTTTAAAAGTTTTCGATAATGGTGATTTATTAGTAAATGATAAAGTTTTGAATTTTCTATTATCACTACTATTTAtagtattgttgttgttgttgttgttgttgttgttgaggaaacttgaatttgaagatggagaaatattattaaaatatttaatcGTAGGAGTAATTATTGTACTTGAATCATCTAAAAATCCCTCATcattggtgttgttgttgttattattattattattgtctCGAATGAATAGTTTTGATAATCGATGACCGCTGTTATTCCTACCAtgtttaattgttgatgaatcaGTATCATTTGAAGGGATGttgaatgatttattaattgaattattagcAGTAGAGGTAGTAATGGCATTAGATTGTTGATTCGGTTGAGTTGGTCGTTTAGTTCTACGGAATGAACCTAAAGAAAATCGTTTTTTCGAATTAAATGTAgatgttggtggtggtggtggtggtggtggtgatgatgatgttgatgaattagGCAATTGCATTACTAATCAATGAATCATTTGTAGTTGTAAggtatttattaaaaaccTTTTTCTAGGTAAGgttattcaattaatacTTGTAgtagaagaaaagaaaagaacagaaaagaaagtgaagatttgttattttaaatttacaattaaataaatacaaaaccatacaataacaataacaatgactattatatattatattattggaaatggattattattaatatgaAAGAAGGAATAAAGTAACGTAAATTGtaaatacaacaacaacaacaacaacaacaatttacTATAAACAACTAAAAAAGACCACACGCGGTCAATCGGCTAATTTTCTCACTGCAACATTCTTTATATTACTTCCCCCtaccccccccccccaccATCCTACCctcttctaataattcattgaaTAAAACCATGGGAATGTGGATTTGATGATATGGTGTTTCCATTCTTAAACAATATGACTGATAACTGACATCTATTAGTTCACCTTTTGATATCTAAAGATTGGAATCATCTTTCAATCTTCATGTGATAAAGATTGAATCTTGGAGATCTATAAACAATTGGTAGCATTGTgtatttttgatattgagaTTTGTTAACATTTCCCTCCTCCCACAAAAAAGTAGGTACCCAAGttgataattgattttagaaaaagaagcaaagcttaatatatatatatatggcCAATATCAGGAGTAAACTAATTTTGGTAAAGAACAAAAGAGAAGATATTACAATGTCAAATGGGAAATATAAAATGGATAAAATTCTTCTTACCAAAGAGAAATGATGTGTGTACCACATGAAATACTTCTCAAGAAAATTGTTAGCCCAAACAGATAATTTAGGAAATATTTACTACctataataatgatatatatatatccaTATTTCCCATTAATATGACCAGAATGAAGTTTTCCCGTTTGAGTTTAgttgaattaataatttgcaATCTttctcatcatcatcatcatcatcatcatcatatgCCTGTATATAAGCAATAAATATTTGTATGttagaaagaaagaaagaaagagagagagaaaaaaaaatatatatatagaaacGCATCTCATCGGATCTTCTTAATCACAACAAAATCTCTTTATACTTAACAATCAATGGCTAGAAAGAAATCAGCTGCTAAAAAGGCAAGAGAAGCCGCTGCCGCTGCTGCTACTGCTACTGCTACTGCTACTGCTGCTGTTGAAAGTAGCACCTCaggaaattcaaaatcattgacTTCTAACAATGAACACGCCAAAGatataaaaattgaaaaaccATCATTACAAAAATTACCTCAAGATAAAAAAACTTTGTCTCcttctgatgatgataaagttTCCGACTTTGATGCATACTCAACatcctcatcatcatcagaggaagaagatgaatttgGTGATTTAATTACTGAAGATGTTGAAACTGGAATTAATCAAGTTTTACAAACCATTAAAACTAATccatcaaaattattagatcCCAAtgtaaaattttttgaagaTCCCGAACTGattgaatataatgaaACGACAAAGAAACATAAACCATTATATATAAGTGATTATAATCGTATGCAATTATTAGACCAAGCAAAGGGCAAACAAACcaatgaacaagaagaagaagaagaagggaCTGGTTCTTTTGATGATCAAAAAACTATTGATGGACAAAAATCATTTGTTACGGttcaaaaagaagaaaaagatcaaCTTTTAgcagaaattaaaaaagcatttgatgaagatattgaagatgatagtgatgaagaaaagaaagaggaGAAAGAGCAGGATGATGACTTTTTCCGTAAAAAAGATGagaaacaatttaaaaatgaagCTGAAGACAAAGACAATATCATTGGTGGATCAAATTTACCTGATCCAAATCAAGATCAACAAGGATTTTTAAATGCTTTTCTTGATCTGAAAGCTTGGATACCTAAAAAGGGagataaaataattaatttagataaaattgatcaaactt includes:
- a CDS encoding ammonium transporter, putative (Similar to S. cerevisiae MEP3), yielding MSAEEVIKYISRRKLFTENNEYNEGYILLFTIASSMIWIMVPGLAFLYSGLARRKSALSMIWIVIMSSFVGIFQWYFWGYSLAFSDTSNNSFIGDLHFFGFKNLLGASDDKTTYPDIAYSLFQLQFLLVTLAIIAGGCIAERGRFLPALVFMFCWATIVYCPVVYWIWGGGWASSYKSGALDYAGGGPVEILSGMSAFVYSAFLGRRNETLMINYRPHNISTIFLGTSLLYVGWLFFNGFSCGNPSLKVAYSMMNTHLCGAFGAISWCLLDFRLENKWSMVAVCSGCISGLVAATPSSGMIPLWASVILGITAGIVCNLSTKIKYLLRVDDSLDVWAEHGMAGVVGLIFNALFGSATVIGYDGITDHEGGWIDHNWKQLYIQIVYILATMAYSGVVTAILCFVINKIPGLHLRIDYNGEEAGVDEDQIGEFAYDYVEVRRDFLDWGIPTVNPTYQNSINDQQQQQQISEEAQQQKKAAGLAGIDETEENQFEGIKIKRETQIIDGSPHSNSDSTSNTSIQEKHEPVEYRPN
- a CDS encoding acetolactate synthase, putative (Similar to S. cerevisiae ILV2;~In S. cerevisiae: catalyses the first common step in isoleucine and valine biosynthesis and is the target of several classes of inhibitors); amino-acid sequence: MISRNLRNSSTKTLYGCILRSQIRSISKNNSQQAAAQSTSRPQPSPAFNTATNTSSSTQTINDPTTSKHRSPISRKKKEGQLMDDSFIGLTGGEIFHEMMLRHKVDTVFGYAGGAILPVFDAIYNSDKFKFVLPRHEQGAGHMAEGYARASGKPGVVLVTSGPGATNVITPMADALMDGVPLVVFSGQVPTTAIGTDAFQEADIVGISRSCTKWNVMVKNVAELPRRINEAFEIATTGRPGPVLVDLPKDVTASILRESIPINTTLPSNALSQITKKAVSEFTSEAIKRAAQILNKAKKPIIYAGAGILNNEQGPKLLKELADKANIPVTTTLQGLGAFDQRDPKSLDMLGMHGSAAANTAIQNADCIIALGARFDDRVTGNISKFAPEAKLAASEGRGGILHFEISPKNINKVVEATEAIEGDVTTNLQSFIPLIDSIENRPEWFNKINQWKQKYPYSYQLETPGSLIKPQTLIKEISDQSQTYNKEVIVTTGVGQHQMWAAQHFTWTQPRTMITSGGLGTMGYGLPAAIGAQVAKPNAIVIDIDGDASFNMTLTELSSAVQAGAPIKVCVLNNEEQGMVTQWQSLFYEHRYSHTHQSNPDFMKLAESMNVKGIRITNQEELKSGVKEFLDATEPVLLEVIVEKKVPVLPMVPAGKALDDFILWDAEVEKQQNDLRKERTGGKY